In Woeseia oceani, one DNA window encodes the following:
- the ccoO gene encoding cytochrome-c oxidase, cbb3-type subunit II, whose product MSHEKIEKNITVMSVLIVAVISIGGLIEILPLMASSAATEPMEGIEPYPALQLAGRDIYVREGCYGCHSQQIRPFRSETERYGPYSVAGEFVYDRPFQFGSKRTGPDLARVGGRYSDDWHRIHLLKPQDLVPDSNMPAYPWLAEAEVDGDLITRKLRALKMLGDPYTDEQIAGAAAAVAGQSELDALVAYLQNLGTARSAR is encoded by the coding sequence ATGAGCCACGAGAAAATTGAGAAAAACATCACGGTTATGTCGGTGCTGATCGTCGCTGTGATCAGTATTGGCGGACTGATAGAGATTCTGCCGCTGATGGCGAGCAGTGCGGCAACGGAGCCGATGGAAGGCATAGAGCCGTACCCTGCGCTGCAACTGGCGGGTCGGGATATTTACGTTCGCGAGGGCTGCTACGGCTGCCACTCACAACAAATCCGACCGTTTCGGAGCGAAACCGAACGCTACGGTCCGTACTCCGTCGCCGGCGAGTTCGTTTATGACCGGCCGTTCCAGTTTGGTTCCAAGCGCACGGGTCCGGACCTGGCCCGTGTCGGCGGACGCTACAGCGATGACTGGCACCGTATTCATTTGCTGAAGCCGCAAGACCTTGTGCCGGATTCGAACATGCCGGCGTACCCCTGGCTCGCCGAGGCAGAAGTGGACGGTGACCTCATCACGCGCAAATTGCGTGCGCTGAAGATGCTGGGTGATCCGTACACCGATGAACAGATTGCCGGCGCGGCAGCCGCCGTCGCGGGCCAGTCGGAACTCGATGCGCTGGTGGCGTACCTGCAGAACCTCGGGACCGCGCGCAGCGCGCGTTGA
- the ccoP gene encoding cytochrome-c oxidase, cbb3-type subunit III translates to MSNAWAWYVAVGTVASMLACFWLIVWTNRQRASDEEIAASEAHVWDEDIRELNNPLPMWWLGLFFLTLIWGAGYFLMYPSLLVYDGALGWSQEQQYADQMAEAEARYAPIFARYADMPIDEIANDEQALAIGGSLYANYCSQCHGANALGAPGFPNLTDKVWNWGGTPAAIEQTLRNGRNGIMPALGMVLQSDEAIDEMVDYVRTLQDGMDTQSPAHARYMTLCIGCHGPTGDGMQVLGAPALNDDNWLYGSSPAAIRKTIVEGRNGVMPAHQKLLGDDRLRILAAYVYSLSKPD, encoded by the coding sequence ATGAGCAACGCATGGGCTTGGTATGTCGCCGTAGGCACGGTCGCCAGCATGCTGGCGTGTTTCTGGTTGATCGTGTGGACCAACCGGCAGCGCGCCAGCGATGAAGAAATCGCGGCTTCCGAGGCGCACGTCTGGGATGAGGATATTCGCGAACTGAACAACCCATTGCCGATGTGGTGGCTGGGTTTGTTTTTCCTGACGCTGATCTGGGGCGCCGGTTATTTTCTGATGTACCCGTCACTGCTTGTTTACGATGGCGCACTGGGTTGGAGTCAGGAACAACAGTATGCCGATCAAATGGCTGAGGCTGAAGCGCGCTACGCCCCCATCTTTGCCCGTTACGCGGACATGCCGATTGACGAAATAGCCAACGATGAGCAGGCGCTTGCCATTGGTGGCAGTTTGTACGCGAACTATTGCAGCCAATGTCATGGCGCAAACGCACTGGGTGCGCCGGGTTTTCCGAACCTGACAGACAAAGTGTGGAACTGGGGCGGGACGCCGGCGGCCATTGAGCAAACGCTGCGTAACGGGCGGAACGGCATCATGCCGGCGCTGGGCATGGTTTTGCAGAGTGATGAGGCTATCGATGAGATGGTCGACTACGTGCGTACGCTGCAGGATGGCATGGATACTCAATCTCCGGCGCATGCACGCTACATGACGTTGTGCATAGGCTGCCACGGTCCGACCGGCGATGGTATGCAGGTACTTGGTGCGCCTGCGCTCAATGACGACAACTGGCTCTACGGCAGTTCGCCCGCGGCGATACGCAAGACCATCGTTGAAGGGCGCAACGGCGTGATGCCGGCACATCAGAAACTGCTAGGCGATGATCGACTGCGGATACTTGCAGCCTACGTCTACAGCCTGTCGAAACCGGATTGA
- a CDS encoding cbb3-type cytochrome oxidase subunit 3 gives MDMGTIRGLLTVALLLLFIGVSVWAFSRRRSDDFAEAARVPLEDDSDPAAAPKANRKGRGR, from the coding sequence ATGGATATGGGAACAATTCGGGGTTTGTTAACCGTGGCCTTGCTGCTGTTGTTTATCGGAGTTTCGGTATGGGCGTTCAGTCGCCGCCGAAGCGACGACTTCGCTGAAGCGGCCCGGGTGCCGCTCGAAGACGATAGCGACCCGGCAGCCGCACCAAAAGCGAACCGTAAGGGGCGTGGTCGATGA
- the ccoG gene encoding cytochrome c oxidase accessory protein CcoG has translation MGTKQGSKSVRQYEYGKLYRSEDKIYPREINGRFQRLRRLAVFVLLGLFYAVPWLTWNGRQAVLFDLPARKFHIFSLTLWPQDFVYLALLLIILAVSLFFFTALAGRLWCGFACPQTVWTEAFVWIEQAIEGNRSQRMKLDKRPWTLDKIWRKTAKQFLWVLLALFTGFAFVGYFVDIRELAVHLATFTAGPWEWFWVLFYGFATYGNAGFMREQVCKYMCPYARFQSAMFDKDTLIITYDEQRGEPRGARRRGSDPALKGLGDCIDCTLCVQVCPTGIDIRKGLQYECIACAACIDACDSVMDKMEYPRGLIRYSTEHSLHNEPYRLWRPRTLVYSGILMLLVTGMVSLLVFRPPVILDVIRDRNALYRDIGRDGIENSYTVRVVNKRNQAQSYRLSVTGMSGLQLRGDTLIDVAGESVQTVPVSLVAPHAVAVGGNRIEFRLDSVDDPGISVTEESRFRGPNEDTR, from the coding sequence ATGGGCACTAAGCAGGGCAGCAAGTCCGTCAGGCAATACGAATACGGCAAGCTGTATCGCAGCGAGGACAAAATATACCCGCGTGAAATCAACGGTCGCTTTCAGCGCCTGCGGCGCCTGGCGGTCTTCGTTCTGCTGGGATTGTTTTACGCCGTACCCTGGCTGACCTGGAACGGCCGTCAGGCGGTGCTGTTCGACCTTCCCGCACGCAAGTTTCACATTTTCAGTTTGACGCTCTGGCCACAGGACTTCGTCTACCTGGCGTTGCTGCTGATCATTCTCGCTGTGAGTCTGTTTTTCTTTACCGCGCTTGCAGGTCGGTTGTGGTGTGGTTTCGCCTGTCCGCAAACGGTCTGGACGGAAGCGTTCGTCTGGATAGAACAGGCGATCGAGGGCAATCGCAGCCAGCGCATGAAGCTCGACAAGCGGCCGTGGACGCTGGATAAAATCTGGCGCAAGACAGCGAAGCAGTTCCTGTGGGTGTTGCTCGCGCTGTTCACCGGCTTCGCGTTCGTCGGTTACTTTGTTGATATACGCGAGCTGGCGGTACACCTCGCGACCTTCACGGCAGGACCGTGGGAATGGTTCTGGGTGCTGTTTTACGGCTTTGCTACTTACGGCAATGCCGGCTTCATGCGCGAACAAGTCTGCAAATACATGTGTCCTTACGCGCGCTTCCAAAGCGCTATGTTCGACAAAGACACATTGATTATCACCTACGACGAGCAGCGCGGTGAACCGCGCGGCGCGCGCCGTCGGGGATCTGACCCGGCATTGAAAGGGCTGGGAGACTGCATCGACTGCACGTTGTGCGTACAGGTTTGCCCGACAGGTATCGATATCCGCAAAGGTCTGCAATACGAGTGCATAGCCTGCGCCGCGTGTATTGATGCCTGTGACAGCGTGATGGACAAGATGGAATACCCCAGGGGCCTCATTCGCTATTCAACGGAACACAGTCTGCACAATGAGCCGTATCGCCTGTGGCGGCCACGCACACTTGTGTATAGCGGCATTTTGATGCTTCTGGTTACCGGTATGGTGTCGCTGCTGGTGTTCCGACCTCCGGTGATTCTCGACGTAATACGAGATCGCAATGCCTTGTACCGGGATATCGGCCGCGATGGCATCGAGAACAGTTACACGGTTCGGGTGGTCAACAAACGTAACCAGGCACAGAGTTACCGCCTGAGCGTGACCGGCATGTCCGGTCTCCAATTGCGGGGCGATACGCTGATTGATGTTGCAGGGGAGTCCGTGCAAACCGTTCCGGTATCACTGGTGGCGCCGCACGCCGTTGCCGTTGGCGGCAACCGGATCGAGTTTCGTTTGGACAGTGTTGATGACCCGGGCATCAGTGTCACGGAAGAAAGCCGGTTTCGCGGCCCGAATGAGGATACAAGATGA